A section of the Phaseolus vulgaris cultivar G19833 chromosome 8, P. vulgaris v2.0, whole genome shotgun sequence genome encodes:
- the LOC137825967 gene encoding uncharacterized protein — translation MFGTAIRCLAKKSKPKMGPVVVKTPPEQRQTITRTLFDIIKEHGPITVANTWERVKEVGLKDLTSKNHMKIMLRWMRERQKVRLVCNHVGAHKQFLYTAWFTKPATPLKNPS, via the exons atgtttgGGACGGCGATTAGATGTTTGGCGAAGAAATCGAAGCCGAAGATGGGGCCCGTGGTCGTTAAAACACCGCCGGAGCAGAGGCAAACGATCACCAGAACGCTCTTCGATATTATCAAGGAGCATGGTCCCATCACCGTTGCTAACACCTGGGAACGCGTCAAG GAAGTTGGATTGAAAGATTTGACGAGCAAGAATCACATGAAAATCATGCTGAGATGGATGAGAGAGAGGCAGAAGGTTCGTCTCGTTTGCAACCACGTTGGGGCTCATAAACAGTTTCTCTACACCGCTTGGTTTACCAAGCCAGCCACACCTCTTAAGAACCCCTCTTGA
- the LOC137823424 gene encoding uncharacterized protein has product MNKGQSPEPLDFFIWTVEDVGLWLETINLGSYRQIFKENGVNGEYLEGMSMFTTEQILRFIRRCHMKWGDFITLCKELRRIKVACLKGEQKVRRPWWAPACLSTVFLKVAKSNRQSRVVSLKLEP; this is encoded by the exons ATGAACAAAGGACAGTCACCGGAGCCTCTTGATTTCTTCATCTGGACTGTTGAG GATGTTGGCTTGTGGCTGGAGACTATAAATCTTGGTAGTTACCGCcaaatttttaaagaaaatggtGTTAATGGAGAATACCTGGAAGGCATGTCCATGTTTACCACTGAACAGATCCTACGTTTTATAAGACGTTGCCACATGAAGTGGGGAGACTTCATCACATTGTGCAAAGAATTAAGACGGATTAAAg TGGCTTGTCTGAAAGGGGAGCAGAAGGTCCGGCGGCCATGGTGGGCACCGGCATGCCTATCCACGGTGTTCTTAAAGGTTGCAAAATCCAACAGACAATCAAGAGTTGTTTCCTTGAAGCTGGAACCATGA